A window of the Microbacterium sp. LWH13-1.2 genome harbors these coding sequences:
- a CDS encoding DUF1428 family protein codes for MSSTTGSRAIQPTRATHADGASYESGELKSIADLAGASAEESVVVTVTTWPSREARDRGTAAVTRDPRVLETLDEDPLFDGGRVIGDSFEIAMSVQQEE; via the coding sequence GTGTCGTCGACTACTGGCAGTCGAGCGATTCAGCCGACCAGGGCGACTCACGCAGACGGGGCATCGTACGAATCGGGCGAGCTCAAGAGCATCGCCGACCTCGCGGGCGCGAGTGCTGAGGAATCCGTCGTGGTGACGGTGACGACGTGGCCGTCGCGCGAGGCTCGCGATCGCGGAACCGCTGCCGTCACGCGCGATCCTCGCGTTCTCGAGACGCTCGACGAAGACCCCCTCTTCGACGGAGGTCGCGTGATCGGTGACAGCTTCGAGATCGCGATGAGCGTTCAGCAGGAGGAGTGA
- a CDS encoding SDR family NAD(P)-dependent oxidoreductase — MALTAHSTIGDWLNDPTGGPLIRALFEQTGADPELLTPVLGLPLQQLVAMSQGQLPQSVVDDLVRAANGGEIPEADESEGWTEKPTTGRFTGKTVIVTGAASGIGKATASRIAREGGRVIASDIAADKLDALKAELPDADITTVAGDLTKQDAIDAVIAAAGDRIDALANVAGINDDFSPAGETTDAVWDRVIAINLTAPFKLMRAVLPIMEKAGRGSILNVSSEAGLRGNSSGNAYTASKHGIIGVTKSAAFMYGPKGIRVNSVAPGGVATGIPMPPNMSEYGSGRLAPFQQAIPTVATAEHLAASITFLLSDDAVNINGAVLASDGGWSVQ; from the coding sequence ATGGCCCTCACCGCACACTCCACCATCGGCGACTGGCTGAACGACCCGACCGGCGGGCCACTCATCCGCGCACTCTTCGAGCAGACGGGCGCCGACCCCGAGCTCCTCACCCCCGTGCTCGGACTGCCGCTGCAGCAGCTCGTCGCGATGAGCCAGGGTCAGCTGCCGCAGTCCGTCGTCGATGACCTCGTGCGCGCAGCCAACGGCGGCGAGATCCCCGAGGCCGACGAGTCCGAGGGCTGGACCGAGAAGCCCACCACCGGCCGTTTCACCGGCAAGACCGTGATCGTCACGGGCGCAGCATCCGGAATCGGCAAGGCCACCGCATCCCGCATCGCCCGCGAAGGCGGACGCGTCATCGCCTCCGACATCGCCGCCGACAAGCTCGACGCCCTGAAGGCCGAGCTGCCGGATGCCGACATCACCACCGTCGCCGGCGACCTCACGAAGCAGGACGCGATCGATGCCGTCATCGCCGCCGCGGGCGACCGCATCGACGCACTCGCGAACGTCGCCGGCATCAACGACGACTTCTCCCCTGCGGGCGAGACGACGGATGCCGTCTGGGACCGCGTCATCGCCATCAACCTCACCGCCCCGTTCAAGCTCATGCGCGCGGTGCTGCCGATCATGGAGAAGGCCGGCCGCGGCTCGATCCTCAACGTCTCGAGCGAAGCGGGTCTGCGCGGCAACTCCTCGGGCAACGCCTACACGGCCAGCAAGCACGGCATCATCGGCGTCACGAAGTCCGCGGCGTTCATGTACGGGCCGAAGGGCATCCGGGTGAACTCGGTCGCTCCGGGCGGCGTCGCCACCGGCATCCCGATGCCCCCGAACATGTCGGAGTATGGCTCCGGCCGCCTGGCCCCCTTCCAGCAGGCGATCCCGACGGTCGCGACCGCTGAGCACCTCGCCGCGTCGATCACGTTCCTGTTGTCGGACGACGCCGTGAACATCAACGGTGCCGTGTTGGCATCCGATGGAGGATGGTCGGTGCAGTAA
- a CDS encoding N-6 DNA methylase, with amino-acid sequence MTTTTPRRAQRLATTENVVWATADKFLRNVVEETEYGDYILPFTVLRRLECLLADTKTDLIKVVDGLIDKDTPVRFIDAEVKRRFGLSFYNTSSLSLEAIAATDDHVEASVLDYVAGFSHNIADIWTSFEFPRLVKKLADANTLHQVVRHFSTLDLSADSMSNTAMGDLFENVMYRAFDKKGKAAGAFYTPRDAIKLMVDLLFASDEETLTGQNTTRSIYDPTAGSGGMLLVGKDHLTELNPDIEVNLFGQELMDSAFALGKADLLIQGGLPDAIRQGDTLLRDEYADRQFDYVLSNPPFGGDWEKQYKSVVEQSNVPGSRFSHGLPSKSDGQMLFLAHCASKLAPAGKAGHGGRAAVVSNASPLFNSDKGPNAIRQWLFDEDLIDAIIALPTQMFYGTGIATYVWVLDTNKTAERQGKIQLIDGSGLWDPMKKGMGDKRRRMSKTKRQLVHQAYKQFEEADPAISRVLTKADFMFRDVTVFKQARLATVFTDGALEAIAEHKSYTDAHADIIRGLDGIEWNSLPVLFPQRCKSAGLKAPIGLVDAVADALGIQDNTAPLAIDRKGNPVFLDGWKITERVPMSEELDEHMQREVLPFAEGATWDEKKAKPGNEIPFTRIFYVPEEPRPLEEIDADVSRLMGELVEMFEAVHEG; translated from the coding sequence ATGACCACCACCACGCCTCGGCGGGCTCAACGCCTCGCGACTACCGAAAACGTTGTCTGGGCCACTGCTGACAAGTTCCTGCGCAACGTCGTCGAAGAGACCGAGTACGGCGACTACATCCTTCCGTTCACGGTGCTGCGCCGTCTCGAGTGCCTGCTCGCGGATACGAAGACTGACCTCATCAAGGTCGTCGATGGACTGATCGACAAGGACACGCCAGTCCGCTTCATCGATGCCGAGGTCAAGCGCCGTTTCGGCTTGAGCTTCTACAACACGTCCTCGCTAAGCCTCGAAGCGATCGCGGCGACCGACGACCACGTTGAGGCATCCGTCCTCGACTACGTCGCCGGTTTCTCTCACAACATCGCCGACATCTGGACCTCGTTCGAGTTCCCGCGCCTCGTGAAGAAGCTCGCGGACGCCAACACGCTGCACCAGGTCGTCCGCCACTTCTCGACTCTGGACCTCTCGGCTGACTCGATGTCCAACACCGCCATGGGTGACCTGTTCGAGAACGTTATGTACCGTGCCTTCGACAAGAAGGGCAAAGCGGCCGGTGCCTTTTACACCCCGCGCGATGCGATCAAGCTCATGGTTGACCTGCTGTTCGCGTCCGACGAGGAGACCCTCACCGGCCAGAACACGACTCGCTCGATCTACGATCCGACTGCCGGCTCCGGCGGCATGCTGCTCGTCGGCAAAGACCATCTCACCGAACTGAACCCTGACATCGAAGTGAATCTGTTCGGTCAGGAACTCATGGACTCGGCATTCGCGCTCGGTAAAGCTGACCTGCTGATTCAGGGCGGGCTGCCAGACGCGATCCGCCAGGGCGACACTCTACTGCGCGACGAATACGCCGACCGTCAGTTTGACTATGTGCTCTCGAACCCTCCCTTCGGTGGCGACTGGGAGAAGCAGTACAAGAGCGTCGTCGAGCAGTCAAACGTGCCCGGCTCGCGCTTCTCGCACGGTCTGCCGAGCAAGTCCGACGGCCAGATGCTCTTCCTTGCGCACTGCGCCTCGAAGCTCGCTCCTGCCGGCAAGGCCGGACACGGCGGTCGTGCTGCCGTGGTCTCGAACGCCTCGCCGCTGTTCAATTCCGACAAGGGCCCGAACGCGATCCGGCAATGGCTCTTCGACGAAGATCTGATCGACGCGATCATCGCACTGCCGACCCAGATGTTCTACGGCACTGGCATCGCCACCTATGTGTGGGTCCTCGACACGAATAAGACCGCCGAGCGTCAGGGCAAGATCCAGCTGATCGACGGCTCCGGCCTCTGGGACCCGATGAAGAAAGGCATGGGTGACAAGCGTCGCCGCATGAGCAAGACCAAGCGCCAGCTGGTGCACCAGGCGTACAAGCAGTTCGAGGAAGCAGATCCTGCGATCTCGCGCGTACTAACCAAGGCTGACTTCATGTTCCGCGACGTGACAGTGTTCAAGCAGGCGCGTCTGGCGACGGTGTTCACCGATGGAGCTCTCGAAGCCATCGCCGAGCACAAGAGCTACACCGACGCGCACGCCGACATCATCCGCGGCCTCGACGGGATCGAGTGGAACAGCCTGCCGGTACTCTTCCCGCAGCGCTGCAAGAGCGCCGGCCTCAAGGCACCCATCGGTCTGGTGGACGCTGTGGCAGATGCCCTCGGTATCCAGGACAACACAGCCCCTCTGGCGATCGATCGCAAGGGCAATCCTGTGTTTCTGGACGGCTGGAAGATCACCGAACGTGTGCCGATGAGCGAAGAGCTCGACGAACACATGCAGCGCGAGGTGCTGCCGTTCGCAGAAGGCGCTACCTGGGACGAGAAGAAGGCCAAACCCGGCAACGAGATCCCCTTCACGCGCATCTTCTATGTGCCCGAGGAGCCGCGCCCGCTCGAGGAGATCGATGCTGACGTTTCGCGCCTAATGGGCGAGCTGGTCGAGATGTTCGAGGCGGTGCACGAAGGATGA
- a CDS encoding DEAD/DEAH box helicase family protein: protein MTHHQILEHEFESNLCDELAERGWLYENVGDPNVVGWDIARAMVPADVLHWLATQYPDEYEKAVPSDLTNGALDLARRKLLDHVIKELGKITKMDPITGHPVGGLLGVLRRGFKFAQIGRPAASFGPLMEFPPENPNLLSVIEQSDAVRLRVLRQVRFDTQTNETIDVVLCANGLPVATLELKTDNTQTVNHAITQYKNDRVPGPTRALLQPGRALVHFAVSNDLVYMTTKLQGADTFFLPFNQGTDGHAGNPASETGSASNYLWREILARPTFMRIMKNFALFEPNRSKKGDGRLVFPRFHQLRAVERVVADIEQQGAGGRYLIWHSAGSGKTKTIAWLSHRLIRHVGIDAQSTFDSVIVVTDRTVLDENVRDDMNLVQSSAGLVVNIGDASGAKSAQVKDALLEGNHIITCTLQTFPHVMNLIEDTADLHGRRWAVVADEAHSSQSGSTARALKGLLVDLDLDPNEELSADDLLAARDSAIAASSNITFIALTATPKAKTLRLFGAQVPGEERWEAFDTYTMAQAIEEQFILDVLTNYSTYDMFLRVKNTLDAEKEDTEVETGRAVKEIVRFTRLHPTAIAQKVQVVVEHFRRNVAHMLNGQARAMVVTSGRKEAVLWSEKMNAYIADKGYTGLETLVAFSGSVKNDAGEEVTEVSMNALSDVARAFREEDDYKVLIVANKFQTGFDEPRLMAMYVDKVLSDIATVQTLSRLNRMYPGKSAPMVVDFVNSPEDIQKDFARYYTDAHVEGEVDANALYELAERLDAVGLYTEAQMRAVAHAYMEELGGEAIQAALGPIKFAWSQGLRQARLSKDKVRTEELKQFRSDAISYRNAWQFLSQIVDYDDEDLRLRAVLMTLLARNLHLTPEEYDSSYMDGVQLGGVKLVPDKVNADFRVDYITDSGIAIELPKFTTEPGGVGSKARGPLDEAIKTVNELFSDKGIDADPGSIAGFITAYWGFLDADDEAVAMAKSNSVEQLKGSTKFSDASDYAMFQAFQNTDEIKKALADPEVLAALLAITAEKMHGEHHTAADDDAKPDRDKANDDG from the coding sequence ATGACCCACCACCAGATTCTCGAGCACGAGTTCGAGTCAAATCTCTGCGATGAACTGGCCGAGCGCGGCTGGCTCTATGAGAACGTCGGCGATCCGAACGTCGTCGGCTGGGACATCGCCCGGGCAATGGTGCCAGCTGATGTGCTGCACTGGCTCGCGACCCAGTACCCGGACGAGTACGAGAAGGCGGTGCCCTCGGACCTCACCAACGGTGCGCTGGACCTCGCGCGGCGCAAATTGCTCGACCACGTCATCAAAGAACTGGGCAAGATCACGAAGATGGACCCGATCACCGGGCACCCTGTTGGTGGCCTGCTCGGTGTGTTGCGTCGCGGCTTCAAGTTCGCGCAGATCGGACGCCCGGCGGCGAGCTTCGGCCCGTTGATGGAGTTCCCTCCGGAGAATCCGAATCTGCTCAGCGTCATCGAGCAGTCGGATGCCGTGCGTCTGCGAGTGCTGCGTCAGGTGCGTTTTGATACGCAGACCAACGAGACCATCGACGTCGTGCTGTGCGCCAACGGTCTGCCGGTGGCCACGCTCGAACTGAAGACCGACAACACGCAGACCGTCAATCATGCGATCACCCAGTACAAGAATGACCGCGTGCCCGGACCGACCCGCGCACTACTGCAGCCGGGGCGCGCGCTCGTGCACTTCGCGGTATCGAATGACCTCGTGTACATGACCACCAAGCTGCAGGGCGCGGACACGTTCTTCCTGCCGTTCAACCAGGGTACAGACGGCCACGCGGGCAACCCAGCCTCGGAGACCGGCTCGGCGAGCAACTACCTGTGGCGAGAAATTCTCGCCCGCCCGACGTTCATGCGCATCATGAAGAACTTCGCGCTGTTCGAGCCAAACCGTTCGAAGAAGGGTGACGGGCGTCTGGTCTTCCCGCGCTTCCATCAGCTGCGCGCTGTCGAGCGCGTCGTCGCTGACATCGAGCAGCAGGGCGCCGGCGGACGATACTTGATCTGGCATTCGGCCGGATCCGGCAAGACAAAGACCATCGCCTGGCTCAGCCACCGCCTGATCCGCCACGTCGGCATAGATGCCCAGTCGACGTTCGACTCGGTCATCGTCGTCACCGACCGCACCGTGCTCGATGAGAACGTGCGCGACGACATGAACCTCGTGCAGTCCAGTGCGGGCCTGGTCGTCAACATCGGGGACGCGTCTGGCGCGAAGTCTGCGCAGGTCAAAGATGCGCTGCTCGAGGGCAACCACATCATCACCTGCACCTTGCAGACCTTCCCGCACGTGATGAACCTGATCGAAGACACCGCTGATCTGCACGGCCGTCGCTGGGCCGTCGTCGCTGACGAGGCGCACTCCTCGCAATCCGGCTCGACGGCCCGCGCGCTCAAAGGCCTGCTCGTCGATCTCGACCTCGACCCGAACGAAGAGCTCAGCGCCGATGACCTCTTGGCTGCTAGGGACTCTGCGATCGCGGCGAGCTCGAACATCACTTTCATCGCCCTGACCGCCACGCCGAAGGCGAAGACTCTGCGACTGTTCGGAGCCCAGGTGCCTGGGGAGGAACGCTGGGAGGCGTTCGACACCTACACGATGGCGCAGGCGATCGAAGAGCAGTTCATCCTCGATGTGCTGACGAACTACTCGACCTACGACATGTTCCTGCGGGTGAAGAACACCCTCGACGCAGAAAAAGAAGACACCGAGGTTGAGACCGGGCGCGCGGTGAAGGAGATCGTGCGCTTCACACGGCTGCACCCCACCGCGATCGCACAGAAGGTACAGGTCGTCGTTGAGCACTTCCGCCGCAACGTCGCCCACATGCTGAACGGTCAGGCCCGCGCCATGGTCGTCACCTCGGGGCGTAAGGAAGCAGTCCTGTGGTCGGAGAAGATGAACGCCTACATCGCTGACAAGGGCTACACCGGGCTCGAGACCCTCGTCGCGTTCTCCGGCTCTGTCAAGAACGATGCCGGCGAAGAAGTCACCGAAGTCTCGATGAACGCGCTGAGCGACGTCGCGCGAGCCTTCCGCGAAGAAGACGACTATAAGGTGTTGATTGTCGCGAACAAGTTCCAGACAGGTTTCGACGAGCCTCGCCTCATGGCGATGTATGTCGACAAGGTCCTCAGTGACATCGCCACGGTGCAGACGCTGTCGCGCTTGAACCGCATGTATCCGGGCAAGTCTGCTCCGATGGTCGTGGATTTCGTCAATTCACCTGAGGACATTCAGAAGGACTTTGCCCGGTACTACACCGACGCGCACGTCGAGGGTGAAGTCGATGCGAACGCTCTGTACGAGCTCGCCGAGCGCTTGGATGCGGTGGGTCTCTACACCGAGGCCCAGATGCGCGCTGTTGCTCATGCTTACATGGAAGAACTCGGGGGCGAGGCGATCCAGGCCGCGCTCGGACCGATCAAGTTCGCCTGGAGCCAAGGGCTGCGGCAGGCGCGTCTCTCCAAAGACAAGGTCCGCACCGAGGAGCTGAAGCAGTTTCGCTCGGACGCGATCAGCTACCGCAACGCCTGGCAGTTCCTCTCGCAGATCGTCGACTACGACGACGAGGATCTCCGCCTGCGCGCGGTGCTCATGACGCTGCTCGCCCGCAACCTGCATCTGACGCCCGAGGAGTACGACAGCAGCTACATGGACGGTGTGCAGCTCGGGGGAGTGAAGCTCGTCCCTGACAAGGTGAACGCCGACTTCCGAGTGGACTACATCACCGACAGCGGTATCGCCATCGAGCTGCCAAAGTTCACCACCGAGCCCGGCGGGGTCGGCTCGAAGGCCCGGGGTCCTCTCGACGAGGCGATCAAAACGGTCAACGAGCTCTTCAGCGACAAGGGCATCGACGCGGACCCTGGCAGCATCGCCGGTTTCATCACCGCGTACTGGGGGTTCCTCGACGCGGACGACGAAGCCGTGGCCATGGCCAAAAGCAACAGCGTCGAGCAGTTGAAAGGTTCGACGAAGTTCTCTGACGCCAGCGACTATGCGATGTTCCAGGCATTCCAGAACACTGATGAGATCAAGAAGGCGCTCGCTGATCCCGAGGTGCTTGCCGCGCTGCTCGCCATCACCGCTGAGAAGATGCACGGAGAGCATCACACCGCCGCCGATGACGACGCCAAGCCGGATCGAGATAAGGCCAACGATGATGGCTGA
- a CDS encoding helix-turn-helix transcriptional regulator — MIEIAQRVREARLAVQLSQSELADRAEVSRPSVARVERGDDVNTATLGKIVTTLGLVLQVKDQAD, encoded by the coding sequence ATGATCGAGATCGCACAGCGTGTTCGCGAAGCTCGTTTGGCGGTGCAGTTGAGTCAAAGTGAGCTCGCGGACCGCGCTGAGGTCTCGAGGCCATCTGTGGCCCGCGTGGAGCGCGGCGATGACGTCAACACGGCGACCCTCGGCAAGATAGTTACGACCCTGGGGCTAGTGCTCCAAGTGAAAGACCAGGCTGACTAG